The Triticum aestivum cultivar Chinese Spring chromosome 3A, IWGSC CS RefSeq v2.1, whole genome shotgun sequence genome includes a region encoding these proteins:
- the LOC123060203 gene encoding F-box protein At5g18160, translating to MPDRSGATLFEDLPAEMIDKILTQLPSKDLGGCRAVSTSLHSATSTSEFMLEHHRCQPSRPIIDGRPRPSGLVVFRDAGAPQQLWTFVWDPEISSKELLHGACDGFLIVSRGLRFYICNPAISKHVPLPLPQVGPENYNSVIGFYRHDPTGEYRVLWVSHSQPGSQSKPSLYIITVGSNKPRQVRVRMPAVLPPSAEQKLLNDLCSWSYYAPSVHHCGGLHWCPYGASDIWACGADIIVFDTQAETFRCIRSPAQSCPNRKLFHMEGTLALWGASSTRSFTIMDVWVMQDYKAQIWVFKYRIDLSMVEASRQLYLTTLKKKKIRQTPLDSTVEEFNDMAVLNERELLIKFNKKHVLHWDIDGKFLGIVNIGKSQYCMALTQCRLQESVIPIPSHGMQGEDEEPPFSTEHV from the coding sequence ATGCCGGACAGGAGCGGCGCGACCCTGTTTGAGGACCTGCCTGCGGAGATGATCGACAAGATACTCACTCAGTTGCCGTCCAAGGATCTCGGCGGCTGTCGTGCCGTCAGCACGTCGTTGCACAGTGCCACCTCCACGTCTGAATTCATGCTCGAACACCACCGCTGCCAGCCGTCACGTCCCATCATCGACGGAAGACCACGGCCCAGCGGCCTTGTCGTCTTCCGTGACGCTGGCGCCCCTCAACAGCTCTGGACCTTCGTCTGGGACCCCGAAATCTCTTCGAAGGAACTCCTCCACGGTGCCTGTGATGGCTTCCTCATCGTCTCCCGAGGACTCCGATTTTACATCTGCAACCCAGCCATCAGCAAGCATGTTCCCCTACCGCTTCCTCAGGTTGGACCAGAGAACTACAACTCTGTGATCGGTTTCTACCGGCACGATCCCACTGGAGAGTACAGGGTGCTCTGGGTCTCGCACTCACAGCCAGGGTCACAATCTAAACCCAGTTTATACATCATTACAGTGGGATCCAACAAGCCAAGGCAGGTCAGAGTGAGAATGCCAGCAGTTTTGCCACCTTCCGCGGAACAGAAATTACTAAATGATCTGTGCTCTTGGTCCTATTATGCACCATCAGTCCACCATTGTGGCGGCCTGCACTGGTGTCCTTATGGCGCCAGCGACATTTGGGCCTGCGGTGCAGACATTATTGTGTTTGACACACAAGCCGAGACATTCCGGTGCATCCGCAGTCCCGCCCAGTCGTGCCCTAATAGGAAGTTGTTCCACATGGAGGGGACCCTTGCTTTATGGGGCGCCAGCTCGACACGTAGTTTTACCATTATGGATGTCTGGGTGATGCAGGATTACAAGGCTCAAATATGGGTTTTCAAGTACCGGATTGACCTATCAATGGTGGAGGCATCACGGCAGCTCTATTTAACTACtttgaaaaagaaaaagataaGGCAAACACCACTTGATTCAACGGTTGAAGAGTTCAATGATATGGCTGTGCTCAACGAGCGTGAGCTGCTGATCAAGTTTAATAAGAAACATGTGCTACACTGGGACATTGATGGCAAGTTCCTAGGTATTGtgaacattggaaagagtcaatattGTATGGCGCTTACTCAGTGCCGCCTCCAAGAGAGCGTTATTCCAATTCCGTCCCACGGGATGCAAGGAGAAGATGAGGAACCTCCATTCTCCACAGAGCATGTCTGA
- the LOC123060204 gene encoding translocon-associated protein subunit beta isoform X2 → MAATRSLLLCAAVLLAALSCTFAADAPFLVAHKKVALSRPKPGVERLAVSLDLYNQGSATAYDVAINDDSWPKEAFELVSGEVSKTLERLEPGATASHAFVLESKTQGRFQASPAVIKYRVATKAALQEAYSTPILPLDILAERPPVKKFEWAKKLVAKYGALVSVVSFVLGFIYLVASPSKSAGSKSGKKRR, encoded by the exons ATGGCGGCGACCCGCTCGCTCCTCCTCTGcgccgccgtcctcctcgccgccctctCCTGCACCTTCGCCGCCGACGCGCCCTTCCTCGTCGCGCACAAGAAGGTGGCCCTCTCCCGCCCCAAGCCCGGCGTCGAGCGcctcgccgtctccctcgaccTCTACAACCAGGGATCCGC aactgCATATGATGTGGCCATTAATGATGACTCGTGGCCAAAGGAAGCATTTGAACTTGTCTCTGGAGAGGTCTCAAAGACTTTGGAAAGGCTTGAACC TGGTGCCACTGCTTCGCACGCGTTTGTATTGGAGAGCAAAACACAGGGCAGGTTCCAAGCTTCACCTGCTGTTATCAAGTACCGTGTTGCCACAAAGGCTGCACTTCAG GAGGCCTACTCAACTCCCATCCTCCCCCTGGACATTCTTGCTGAAAGACCTCCAGTGAAGAAGTTTGAATGG GCTAAG AAACTTGTTGCGAAGTATGGAGCACTGGTGTCCGTTGTTTCCTTCGTTCTGGGGTTCATCTACCTGGTCGCGAGCCCATCGAAATCTGCCGGCTCAAAGTCTGGCAAGAAGAGGCGCTGA
- the LOC123060204 gene encoding translocon-associated protein subunit beta isoform X1 encodes MAATRSLLLCAAVLLAALSCTFAADAPFLVAHKKVALSRPKPGVERLAVSLDLYNQGSATAYDVAINDDSWPKEAFELVSGEVSKTLERLEPGATASHAFVLESKTQGRFQASPAVIKYRVATKAALQEAYSTPILPLDILAERPPVKKFEWVSDHVHFHSGNISLVILIFSMLFCGVDTLALDISGFALMCCSG; translated from the exons ATGGCGGCGACCCGCTCGCTCCTCCTCTGcgccgccgtcctcctcgccgccctctCCTGCACCTTCGCCGCCGACGCGCCCTTCCTCGTCGCGCACAAGAAGGTGGCCCTCTCCCGCCCCAAGCCCGGCGTCGAGCGcctcgccgtctccctcgaccTCTACAACCAGGGATCCGC aactgCATATGATGTGGCCATTAATGATGACTCGTGGCCAAAGGAAGCATTTGAACTTGTCTCTGGAGAGGTCTCAAAGACTTTGGAAAGGCTTGAACC TGGTGCCACTGCTTCGCACGCGTTTGTATTGGAGAGCAAAACACAGGGCAGGTTCCAAGCTTCACCTGCTGTTATCAAGTACCGTGTTGCCACAAAGGCTGCACTTCAG GAGGCCTACTCAACTCCCATCCTCCCCCTGGACATTCTTGCTGAAAGACCTCCAGTGAAGAAGTTTGAATGGGTAAGTGATCATGTGCATTTTCATTCTGGTAATATCTCCTTGGTGATTCTAATTTTTTCCATGCTATTTTGTGGGGTTGATACCCTTGCTCTGGATATCTCTGGATTTGCTCTCATGTGCTGTTCAGGCTAA
- the LOC123057848 gene encoding uncharacterized protein, whose product MARQCLFLLLVAVTVMAFGVAGASKDVTGGYLLYDCDPDPRRPAKGTAFGASLRPLLAALPSAAAPTGFAFLHSGRAGRSNGTAFARGLCFGESPARGDCRECLATAVERIGFCDGSRRAAFWNDGCFLAYSDTKASVSAPADERRWMSFLTHDPVVYPRFYDAETLVGLARSLLPRAAANGSGVPGRMLAAASAALRANGTVRAVAQCAPWNVTAAECALCLAKSVRDVPGPGGLFGVFEGVRSGVASVHRYDCNLRFEISAPVRPVGKGARIRKKIRDNLLVVIVGAVVIVVAVVAGAAFLLVRRKKKMRKGAQAGVSPPTPS is encoded by the exons ATGGCGCGCCaatgcctcttcctcctcctcgtcgccgtgaCTGTGATGGCGTTCGGGGTGGCCGGCGCCTCCAAGGACGTCACGGGGGGCTACCTCCTGTACGACTGCGACCCGGATCCACGGCGGCCCGCCAAAGGCACCGCGTTCGGCGCCAGCCTGAGGCCGCTCCTCGCCGCCCTCCCGTCAGCCGCTGCGCCGACGGGCTTCGCCTTCCTCCATTCCGGCAGGGCCGGCCGGAGCAACGGCACGGCGTTCGCCCGAGGCCTCTGCTTCGGCGAGTCCCCGGCACGGGGGGACTGCCGCGAGTGCCTGGCCACCGCGGTCGAGAGGATCGGCTTCTGCGACGGCAGCCGGCGCGCGGCCTTCTGGAACGACGGCTGCTTCCTGGCCTACTCCGACACCAAGGCCTCCGTCTCCGCGCCCGCCGACGAGCGGCGCTGGATGAGCTTCCTGACCCACGACCCCGTCGTCTACCCCAGGTTCTATGACGCGGAGACGCTGGTGGGCCTGGCGCGGTCCCTGCTGCCccgcgcggcggcgaacggctcgGGGGTGCCGGGGCGCATGCTGGCCGCGGCGAGCGCCGCCCTCCGGGCGAACGGCACCGTCCGCGCGGTGGCGCAGTGCGCCCCGTGGAACGTCACGGCGGCGGAGTGCGCCCTGTGCCTGGCGAAGTCGGTGCGGGACGTGCCCGGCCCCGGCGGCCTGTTCGGCGTGTTCGAGGGCGTCCGGTCTGGCGTGGCCTCGGTGCACCGGTACGACTGCAACCTGCGGTTCGAGATATCCGCTCCGGTGAGGCCCGTGGGGAAAGGAGCGAGGATCC GGAAGAAGATTCGAGATAACCTTCTTGTCGTCATAGTTGGTGCCGTCGTGATCGTggtcgccgtcgtcgccggagcAGCTTTTCTCCTTGTGAGGcgaaagaagaagatgaggaagggGGCACAAGCTGGCGTGTCTCCTCCAACACCTAGCTAG
- the LOC123060205 gene encoding protein trichome birefringence-like 14 isoform X1 has product MRLRSINGLRCKQLKLVLLAFFIMFILWKWEEGTYYNTEDIHPDSLVVSHPANSKFVDQRTSSDEDFPSVDSLPQPVVKVGKQVTGAPPPVPLVGVPAIVGGEQGASPSKSKECNHRNGRWVPDKRRPLYSGFGCKQWLSESWSCRLTQRTDFDYEQFRWQPEACDMPEFEASQFLMRMQGKTIAYVGDSLGRQMFQSMMCMATAGEERADVEDVGAEYGFVLAPGAKRPDGWAYRFPSTNTTILYHWSSTLCDLEPLNPSDPATSYAMHLDRPPAFVRDNLHRIHVLVLNTGHHWNRGKLRANKWEMYVSGSPNRNKNIAAIWKAKNFTIHSVVKWLDAQLPRHPHLKAFYRSISPRHFFNGDWDTGGRCDSTSPLAKGSGISLNRSEDTDAEGAVMGTRVRLLDVTALSRLRDEGHISRYSIKATQGIQDCLHWCLPGVPDTWNEILTAQLL; this is encoded by the exons ATGAGATTGAGGAGCATAAATGGACTGCGGTGCAAGCAGCTTAAGCTCGTCCTTCTTGCTTTCTTCATAATGTTTATTCTCTGGAAATGGGAGGAAGGAACATACTACAATACTGAAGATATCCACCCAGATTCATTGGTTGTGTCTCATCCAG CTAACTCAAAGTTTGTAGATCAGCGTACATCTTCAGATGAAGACTTCCCAAGTGTAGATTCATTGCCACAGCCAGTAGTTAAAGTAGGAAAGCAAGTTACCGGTGCACCACCACCAGTGCCACTTGTCGGTGTTCCTGCTATTGTGGGAGGTGAACAGGGGGCATCGCCTTCTAAGTCGAAAG AATGTAACCACAGAAATGGAAGATGGGTTCCTGACAAGCGCAGACCACTCTACTCTGGTTTTGGCTGTAAACAGTGGCTTTCTGAGAGCTGGTCCTGCAGATTGACTCAGCGCACTGATTTTGATTACGAACAATTTAGATGGCAACCTGAAGCTTGTGATATGCCAGAGTTTGAGGCCTCTCAGTTCTTGATGAG AATGCAGGGCAAAACCATTGCTTATGTGGGCGATTCTTTAGGGAGGCAGATGTTTCAGTCCATGATGTGTATGGCTACTGCCGGAGAAGAGCGGGCAGACGTGGAAGATGTCGGTGCGGAGTACGGGTTTGTCTTAGCACCAGGCGCAAAAAGACCAGATGGCTGGGCTTACCGGTTCCCGAGCACCAACACGACCATTCTATACCATTGGTCGTCGACGCTATGTGATCTGGAGCCTCTGAATCCATCAGATCCAGCCACCAGCTACGCCATGCACCTCGACCGCCCACCTGCTTTCGTGCGGGACAACCTCCACAGGATCCACGTTCTGGTCCTCAACACCGGCCACCACTGGAACCGGGGCAAGCTAAGGGCAAACAAGTGGGAGATGTACGTCAGCGGATCCCCGAACCGCAACAAGAACATCGCCGCCATCTGGAAGGCCAAGAACTTCACCATCCACAGCGTCGTCAAGTGGCTGGACGCGCAGCTCCCCCGCCACCCCCACCTGAAGGCCTTCTACCGATCCATCTCGCCCCGGCATTTCTTCAACGGGGACTGGGACACCGGCGGCCGCTGCGACAGCACGAGCCCTCTGGCCAAGGGCAGCGGCATCTCCCTGAACCGCTCCGAGGACACCGATGCCGAGGGCGCGGTGATGGGAACCAGGGTCAGGCTGCTGGATGTCACCGCTCTGTCGCGCCTGAGGGACGAAGGGCACATATCACGGTACAGCATCAAGGCCACACAGGGGATCCAGGACTGCCTGCACTGGTGCCTCCCTGGAGTGCCCGACACGTGGAACGAGATCCTCACGGCGCAGTTGTTATAG
- the LOC123060205 gene encoding protein trichome birefringence-like 14 isoform X2, producing the protein MRLRSINGLRCKQLKLVLLAFFIMFILWKWEEGTYYNTEDIHPDSLVVSHPDQRTSSDEDFPSVDSLPQPVVKVGKQVTGAPPPVPLVGVPAIVGGEQGASPSKSKECNHRNGRWVPDKRRPLYSGFGCKQWLSESWSCRLTQRTDFDYEQFRWQPEACDMPEFEASQFLMRMQGKTIAYVGDSLGRQMFQSMMCMATAGEERADVEDVGAEYGFVLAPGAKRPDGWAYRFPSTNTTILYHWSSTLCDLEPLNPSDPATSYAMHLDRPPAFVRDNLHRIHVLVLNTGHHWNRGKLRANKWEMYVSGSPNRNKNIAAIWKAKNFTIHSVVKWLDAQLPRHPHLKAFYRSISPRHFFNGDWDTGGRCDSTSPLAKGSGISLNRSEDTDAEGAVMGTRVRLLDVTALSRLRDEGHISRYSIKATQGIQDCLHWCLPGVPDTWNEILTAQLL; encoded by the exons ATGAGATTGAGGAGCATAAATGGACTGCGGTGCAAGCAGCTTAAGCTCGTCCTTCTTGCTTTCTTCATAATGTTTATTCTCTGGAAATGGGAGGAAGGAACATACTACAATACTGAAGATATCCACCCAGATTCATTGGTTGTGTCTCATCCAG ATCAGCGTACATCTTCAGATGAAGACTTCCCAAGTGTAGATTCATTGCCACAGCCAGTAGTTAAAGTAGGAAAGCAAGTTACCGGTGCACCACCACCAGTGCCACTTGTCGGTGTTCCTGCTATTGTGGGAGGTGAACAGGGGGCATCGCCTTCTAAGTCGAAAG AATGTAACCACAGAAATGGAAGATGGGTTCCTGACAAGCGCAGACCACTCTACTCTGGTTTTGGCTGTAAACAGTGGCTTTCTGAGAGCTGGTCCTGCAGATTGACTCAGCGCACTGATTTTGATTACGAACAATTTAGATGGCAACCTGAAGCTTGTGATATGCCAGAGTTTGAGGCCTCTCAGTTCTTGATGAG AATGCAGGGCAAAACCATTGCTTATGTGGGCGATTCTTTAGGGAGGCAGATGTTTCAGTCCATGATGTGTATGGCTACTGCCGGAGAAGAGCGGGCAGACGTGGAAGATGTCGGTGCGGAGTACGGGTTTGTCTTAGCACCAGGCGCAAAAAGACCAGATGGCTGGGCTTACCGGTTCCCGAGCACCAACACGACCATTCTATACCATTGGTCGTCGACGCTATGTGATCTGGAGCCTCTGAATCCATCAGATCCAGCCACCAGCTACGCCATGCACCTCGACCGCCCACCTGCTTTCGTGCGGGACAACCTCCACAGGATCCACGTTCTGGTCCTCAACACCGGCCACCACTGGAACCGGGGCAAGCTAAGGGCAAACAAGTGGGAGATGTACGTCAGCGGATCCCCGAACCGCAACAAGAACATCGCCGCCATCTGGAAGGCCAAGAACTTCACCATCCACAGCGTCGTCAAGTGGCTGGACGCGCAGCTCCCCCGCCACCCCCACCTGAAGGCCTTCTACCGATCCATCTCGCCCCGGCATTTCTTCAACGGGGACTGGGACACCGGCGGCCGCTGCGACAGCACGAGCCCTCTGGCCAAGGGCAGCGGCATCTCCCTGAACCGCTCCGAGGACACCGATGCCGAGGGCGCGGTGATGGGAACCAGGGTCAGGCTGCTGGATGTCACCGCTCTGTCGCGCCTGAGGGACGAAGGGCACATATCACGGTACAGCATCAAGGCCACACAGGGGATCCAGGACTGCCTGCACTGGTGCCTCCCTGGAGTGCCCGACACGTGGAACGAGATCCTCACGGCGCAGTTGTTATAG